From Salvelinus sp. IW2-2015 linkage group LG18, ASM291031v2, whole genome shotgun sequence, a single genomic window includes:
- the gprc5c gene encoding G-protein coupled receptor family C group 5 member C isoform X1, producing the protein MDRTLKRLHLLLLPTAVTFWSLPFSMAASVTPGGCGSNVGSLYYSLCDLSAAWGIVLESFAAAGVVGSIILLIVLLASLPFITDKNKRSSVGLHACFLICTLGLFCLTFSFIVGKDFATCASRRFLFGVLFAGCFTCLLMQCVRLNLLARRGDQGPRAWVLCLGALGLWLVEVVINTEWLIITIVRYPLSPLNVTGTALGTAADVPCNIANQDFVMALIYVLNLLLAVVVASLPSLCGKHKQRRQEGAFLLVTGLLSVFIWVAWITMYVWGNLMTGGPSWDDPTLAIALVSNAWVFLILYTIPGICSLTGVEEGGAPGFGEDLSRGVGYENILKEQGAQSMFMENKAFSMDENAGPKVVSPYSGYSGQLRSSVYQPTELAIISKGMGNQEMSYESRIPRASINNSSPAHRGGSTLSVCTDEASDTQTQQGHSVGGDRQPMSSAVRPKWHSLHFILHYFCPEPGQK; encoded by the exons ATGGATCGGACACTCAAGAGGCTTCATCTCCTTCTGCTCCCGACCGCTGTCACTTTCTGGTCTCTCCCCTTCTCTATGGCCGCCAGCGTGACCCCAGGGGGGTGTGGCTCCAATGTAGGCTCCCTGTACTATAGCCTGTGTGACCTCAGTGCCGCATGGGGCATCGTACTGGAGTCATTCGCGGCGGCCGGCGTGGTGGGTtccatcatcctcctcatcgTTCTCCTGGCCAGCCTACCCTTCATCACAGACAAGAACAAGAGGAGCTCCGTGGGGCTCCATGCCTGCTTCCTGATCTGTACCCTGGGCCTCTTCTGCCTCACTTTCTCCTTCATCGTAGGGAAGGACTTCGCCACCTGTGCCTCGCGGCGCTTCCTCTTCGGGGTGCTGTTTGCCGGGTGCTTCACGTGTCTTCTCATGCAGTGTGTGAGGCTGAACCTCCTGGCCCGCAGGGGGGATCAGGGGCCCCGGGCCTGGGTTCTGTGTCTGGGAGCCCTGGGGCTCTGGCTGGTGGAGGTGGTCATCAACACAGAGTGGCTGATCATTACCATTGTTCGCTACCCACTGTCACCGCTCAACGTTACAGGGACAGCACTAGGCACGGCCGCCGACGTGCCCTGTAACATCGCCAACCAGGACTTTGTAATGGCGCTGATCTACGTACTGAATCTTCTCCTAGCTGTCGTAGTGGCATCCTTACCCTCCCTGTGCGGGAAACACAAGCAGAGACGCCAGGAGGGAGCCTTTCTCCTCGTCACAggtctcctctctgtgttcatCTGGGTGGCCTGGATCACCATGTACGTCTGGGGGAACCTGATGACGGGTGGACCCAGCTGGGATGACCCTACCCTGGCCATCGCCCTGGTCAGCAACGCCTGGGTGTTCCTGATCCTCTACACCATCCCAGGGATATGCTCTCTGACCGGGGTAGAGGAGGGGGGCGCGCCAGGGTTCGGAGAGGACCTGAGCAGAGGTGTGGGCTATGAGAATATCCTGAAGGAGCAAGGAGCCCAGAGCATGTTTATGGAGAACAAGGCTTTCTCTATGGATGAGAACGCAG GTCCGAAGGTTGTGTCCCCATACAGCGGCTACAGTGGTCAGCTCCGCAGTTCTGTCTACCAGCCCACAGAGCTAGCTATCATTAGCAAGGGAATGGGGAAT CAGGAAATGTCCTATGAGTCTCGCATCCCCCGAGCCTCCATCAACAACAGCTCCCCGGCCCACAGAGGGGGCAGTACCCTGTCAGTATGCACCGACGAGgcctcagacacacagacacaacagggCCACAGTGTAGGTGGAGATAGACAACCCATGTCCTCTgcagtgcgtcccaaatggcacagtcTTCATTTTATATtacactacttttgcccagagcccggtcaaaagtag
- the gprc5c gene encoding G-protein coupled receptor family C group 5 member C isoform X3, with the protein MDRTLKRLHLLLLPTAVTFWSLPFSMAASVTPGGCGSNVGSLYYSLCDLSAAWGIVLESFAAAGVVGSIILLIVLLASLPFITDKNKRSSVGLHACFLICTLGLFCLTFSFIVGKDFATCASRRFLFGVLFAGCFTCLLMQCVRLNLLARRGDQGPRAWVLCLGALGLWLVEVVINTEWLIITIVRYPLSPLNVTGTALGTAADVPCNIANQDFVMALIYVLNLLLAVVVASLPSLCGKHKQRRQEGAFLLVTGLLSVFIWVAWITMYVWGNLMTGGPSWDDPTLAIALVSNAWVFLILYTIPGICSLTGVEEGGAPGFGEDLSRGVGYENILKEQGAQSMFMENKAFSMDENAGPKVVSPYSGYSGQLRSSVYQPTELAIISKGMGNQEMSYESRIPRASINNSSPAHRGGSTLSVCTDEASDTQTQQGHSGNGLHKKSQW; encoded by the exons ATGGATCGGACACTCAAGAGGCTTCATCTCCTTCTGCTCCCGACCGCTGTCACTTTCTGGTCTCTCCCCTTCTCTATGGCCGCCAGCGTGACCCCAGGGGGGTGTGGCTCCAATGTAGGCTCCCTGTACTATAGCCTGTGTGACCTCAGTGCCGCATGGGGCATCGTACTGGAGTCATTCGCGGCGGCCGGCGTGGTGGGTtccatcatcctcctcatcgTTCTCCTGGCCAGCCTACCCTTCATCACAGACAAGAACAAGAGGAGCTCCGTGGGGCTCCATGCCTGCTTCCTGATCTGTACCCTGGGCCTCTTCTGCCTCACTTTCTCCTTCATCGTAGGGAAGGACTTCGCCACCTGTGCCTCGCGGCGCTTCCTCTTCGGGGTGCTGTTTGCCGGGTGCTTCACGTGTCTTCTCATGCAGTGTGTGAGGCTGAACCTCCTGGCCCGCAGGGGGGATCAGGGGCCCCGGGCCTGGGTTCTGTGTCTGGGAGCCCTGGGGCTCTGGCTGGTGGAGGTGGTCATCAACACAGAGTGGCTGATCATTACCATTGTTCGCTACCCACTGTCACCGCTCAACGTTACAGGGACAGCACTAGGCACGGCCGCCGACGTGCCCTGTAACATCGCCAACCAGGACTTTGTAATGGCGCTGATCTACGTACTGAATCTTCTCCTAGCTGTCGTAGTGGCATCCTTACCCTCCCTGTGCGGGAAACACAAGCAGAGACGCCAGGAGGGAGCCTTTCTCCTCGTCACAggtctcctctctgtgttcatCTGGGTGGCCTGGATCACCATGTACGTCTGGGGGAACCTGATGACGGGTGGACCCAGCTGGGATGACCCTACCCTGGCCATCGCCCTGGTCAGCAACGCCTGGGTGTTCCTGATCCTCTACACCATCCCAGGGATATGCTCTCTGACCGGGGTAGAGGAGGGGGGCGCGCCAGGGTTCGGAGAGGACCTGAGCAGAGGTGTGGGCTATGAGAATATCCTGAAGGAGCAAGGAGCCCAGAGCATGTTTATGGAGAACAAGGCTTTCTCTATGGATGAGAACGCAG GTCCGAAGGTTGTGTCCCCATACAGCGGCTACAGTGGTCAGCTCCGCAGTTCTGTCTACCAGCCCACAGAGCTAGCTATCATTAGCAAGGGAATGGGGAAT CAGGAAATGTCCTATGAGTCTCGCATCCCCCGAGCCTCCATCAACAACAGCTCCCCGGCCCACAGAGGGGGCAGTACCCTGTCAGTATGCACCGACGAGgcctcagacacacagacacaacagggCCACAGT GGTAATGGACTGCACAAGAAATCCCAGTGGTGA
- the gprc5c gene encoding G-protein coupled receptor family C group 5 member C isoform X2, with translation MDRTLKRLHLLLLPTAVTFWSLPFSMAASVTPGGCGSNVGSLYYSLCDLSAAWGIVLESFAAAGVVGSIILLIVLLASLPFITDKNKRSSVGLHACFLICTLGLFCLTFSFIVGKDFATCASRRFLFGVLFAGCFTCLLMQCVRLNLLARRGDQGPRAWVLCLGALGLWLVEVVINTEWLIITIVRYPLSPLNVTGTALGTAADVPCNIANQDFVMALIYVLNLLLAVVVASLPSLCGKHKQRRQEGAFLLVTGLLSVFIWVAWITMYVWGNLMTGGPSWDDPTLAIALVSNAWVFLILYTIPGICSLTGVEEGGAPGFGEDLSRGVGYENILKEQGAQSMFMENKAFSMDENAGPKVVSPYSGYSGQLRSSVYQPTELAIISKGMGNEMSYESRIPRASINNSSPAHRGGSTLSVCTDEASDTQTQQGHSVGGDRQPMSSAVRPKWHSLHFILHYFCPEPGQK, from the exons ATGGATCGGACACTCAAGAGGCTTCATCTCCTTCTGCTCCCGACCGCTGTCACTTTCTGGTCTCTCCCCTTCTCTATGGCCGCCAGCGTGACCCCAGGGGGGTGTGGCTCCAATGTAGGCTCCCTGTACTATAGCCTGTGTGACCTCAGTGCCGCATGGGGCATCGTACTGGAGTCATTCGCGGCGGCCGGCGTGGTGGGTtccatcatcctcctcatcgTTCTCCTGGCCAGCCTACCCTTCATCACAGACAAGAACAAGAGGAGCTCCGTGGGGCTCCATGCCTGCTTCCTGATCTGTACCCTGGGCCTCTTCTGCCTCACTTTCTCCTTCATCGTAGGGAAGGACTTCGCCACCTGTGCCTCGCGGCGCTTCCTCTTCGGGGTGCTGTTTGCCGGGTGCTTCACGTGTCTTCTCATGCAGTGTGTGAGGCTGAACCTCCTGGCCCGCAGGGGGGATCAGGGGCCCCGGGCCTGGGTTCTGTGTCTGGGAGCCCTGGGGCTCTGGCTGGTGGAGGTGGTCATCAACACAGAGTGGCTGATCATTACCATTGTTCGCTACCCACTGTCACCGCTCAACGTTACAGGGACAGCACTAGGCACGGCCGCCGACGTGCCCTGTAACATCGCCAACCAGGACTTTGTAATGGCGCTGATCTACGTACTGAATCTTCTCCTAGCTGTCGTAGTGGCATCCTTACCCTCCCTGTGCGGGAAACACAAGCAGAGACGCCAGGAGGGAGCCTTTCTCCTCGTCACAggtctcctctctgtgttcatCTGGGTGGCCTGGATCACCATGTACGTCTGGGGGAACCTGATGACGGGTGGACCCAGCTGGGATGACCCTACCCTGGCCATCGCCCTGGTCAGCAACGCCTGGGTGTTCCTGATCCTCTACACCATCCCAGGGATATGCTCTCTGACCGGGGTAGAGGAGGGGGGCGCGCCAGGGTTCGGAGAGGACCTGAGCAGAGGTGTGGGCTATGAGAATATCCTGAAGGAGCAAGGAGCCCAGAGCATGTTTATGGAGAACAAGGCTTTCTCTATGGATGAGAACGCAG GTCCGAAGGTTGTGTCCCCATACAGCGGCTACAGTGGTCAGCTCCGCAGTTCTGTCTACCAGCCCACAGAGCTAGCTATCATTAGCAAGGGAATGGGGAAT GAAATGTCCTATGAGTCTCGCATCCCCCGAGCCTCCATCAACAACAGCTCCCCGGCCCACAGAGGGGGCAGTACCCTGTCAGTATGCACCGACGAGgcctcagacacacagacacaacagggCCACAGTGTAGGTGGAGATAGACAACCCATGTCCTCTgcagtgcgtcccaaatggcacagtcTTCATTTTATATtacactacttttgcccagagcccggtcaaaagtag
- the gprc5c gene encoding G-protein coupled receptor family C group 5 member C isoform X4 produces the protein MDRTLKRLHLLLLPTAVTFWSLPFSMAASVTPGGCGSNVGSLYYSLCDLSAAWGIVLESFAAAGVVGSIILLIVLLASLPFITDKNKRSSVGLHACFLICTLGLFCLTFSFIVGKDFATCASRRFLFGVLFAGCFTCLLMQCVRLNLLARRGDQGPRAWVLCLGALGLWLVEVVINTEWLIITIVRYPLSPLNVTGTALGTAADVPCNIANQDFVMALIYVLNLLLAVVVASLPSLCGKHKQRRQEGAFLLVTGLLSVFIWVAWITMYVWGNLMTGGPSWDDPTLAIALVSNAWVFLILYTIPGICSLTGVEEGGAPGFGEDLSRGVGYENILKEQGAQSMFMENKAFSMDENAGPKVVSPYSGYSGQLRSSVYQPTELAIISKGMGNGNGLHKKSQW, from the exons ATGGATCGGACACTCAAGAGGCTTCATCTCCTTCTGCTCCCGACCGCTGTCACTTTCTGGTCTCTCCCCTTCTCTATGGCCGCCAGCGTGACCCCAGGGGGGTGTGGCTCCAATGTAGGCTCCCTGTACTATAGCCTGTGTGACCTCAGTGCCGCATGGGGCATCGTACTGGAGTCATTCGCGGCGGCCGGCGTGGTGGGTtccatcatcctcctcatcgTTCTCCTGGCCAGCCTACCCTTCATCACAGACAAGAACAAGAGGAGCTCCGTGGGGCTCCATGCCTGCTTCCTGATCTGTACCCTGGGCCTCTTCTGCCTCACTTTCTCCTTCATCGTAGGGAAGGACTTCGCCACCTGTGCCTCGCGGCGCTTCCTCTTCGGGGTGCTGTTTGCCGGGTGCTTCACGTGTCTTCTCATGCAGTGTGTGAGGCTGAACCTCCTGGCCCGCAGGGGGGATCAGGGGCCCCGGGCCTGGGTTCTGTGTCTGGGAGCCCTGGGGCTCTGGCTGGTGGAGGTGGTCATCAACACAGAGTGGCTGATCATTACCATTGTTCGCTACCCACTGTCACCGCTCAACGTTACAGGGACAGCACTAGGCACGGCCGCCGACGTGCCCTGTAACATCGCCAACCAGGACTTTGTAATGGCGCTGATCTACGTACTGAATCTTCTCCTAGCTGTCGTAGTGGCATCCTTACCCTCCCTGTGCGGGAAACACAAGCAGAGACGCCAGGAGGGAGCCTTTCTCCTCGTCACAggtctcctctctgtgttcatCTGGGTGGCCTGGATCACCATGTACGTCTGGGGGAACCTGATGACGGGTGGACCCAGCTGGGATGACCCTACCCTGGCCATCGCCCTGGTCAGCAACGCCTGGGTGTTCCTGATCCTCTACACCATCCCAGGGATATGCTCTCTGACCGGGGTAGAGGAGGGGGGCGCGCCAGGGTTCGGAGAGGACCTGAGCAGAGGTGTGGGCTATGAGAATATCCTGAAGGAGCAAGGAGCCCAGAGCATGTTTATGGAGAACAAGGCTTTCTCTATGGATGAGAACGCAG GTCCGAAGGTTGTGTCCCCATACAGCGGCTACAGTGGTCAGCTCCGCAGTTCTGTCTACCAGCCCACAGAGCTAGCTATCATTAGCAAGGGAATGGGGAAT GGTAATGGACTGCACAAGAAATCCCAGTGGTGA